Proteins encoded by one window of Thermodesulfobacteriota bacterium:
- a CDS encoding nuclear transport factor 2 family protein, translating to MKPTNRDIVERYISAYNRRDTDAMLELFAEDALFESVSNTGGIARTENREQLRELALQTVDWFAERRQSVTGWVDGGDEVAVEISFWCRLADYM from the coding sequence ATGAAACCGACGAATCGCGATATCGTGGAGCGGTACATCTCAGCCTACAACCGCCGGGACACGGACGCCATGCTGGAGCTGTTCGCCGAGGACGCGCTGTTCGAGTCGGTGTCGAACACGGGCGGCATCGCCCGGACGGAGAACCGGGAGCAGCTCCGGGAGCTGGCGCTGCAGACCGTCGACTGGTTCGCGGAGAGGCGCCAGAGCGTCACGGGATGGGTCGATGGCGGGGACGAGGTCGCCGTCGAGATCTCCTTCTGGTGCCGGCTGGCGGATTACATGTAG